In Micropterus dolomieu isolate WLL.071019.BEF.003 ecotype Adirondacks linkage group LG09, ASM2129224v1, whole genome shotgun sequence, the DNA window GTCCTAGTAAGGCATGACAGTGTGAtaagccagcatgcacaataccacgACCCTGCAACTGGAGCAGCACATTAAAAATCGGGCATCATtccttttatttacatttgttacTTTTCTTACTGAAACCTCACATTTCAGTTCACATCAGTATTGTCTTGCTCAAGTGTGCTGTATTCCACATGTGCTTGATAGGCCTAAATGtgattgatatttatttattttattttagcagTAATGAGCATTTTTTAAGACTTCTCAAGCGTACTTTGctttaagacacacacacatgatcaTTGTGGGGTAGTAACTAACTAATCAGATATGAAGTGATCACTACTTCAAGTTTATACTGAGGATATAATGTTCAGAGCTTTGTGACATTCAGTAAGAGCAAAATAACATTTACTCTCAGAGCAAGAATAGCGAAGATTACATTCAAAGctttaacaatatttaaataagTTGGTGAAGTATGCAGGGACCTGTATTTCAAGAGAGAGAATGACTTTTGAACGATTTGTAGTAGTTGTAGAGAGTGGACACCTTTCCAGATTAAAGTTTATTATGTTCTGactgtgtttattatttgttattgttaataacttgctaatatgttattatttgtgtttacttgtaTTATGTCTAGAAAACATTTAATCAAGAGTAAGAGTTAGCTCTGTGGggctgttagcatgctaacatttagcaGTCAACACGAACCACAGCTGAGGATGCAAGCAAGGTCATATGCTGTTGTCCTGTTCCCCTGCTAACACACTGTTATTCAGCTGACCATTTAAATACTTACAGTAACTGTTGTAACACTGACATTATCTCACCTTAATAACAGTCATTCACTGAAATGATGCAGCTGCTCCACCTTTGAAATGTTAGCTGTACTGCACAGCACCGTGTAGTTCAAAAGTTAAAGGGCTCTTGTTGGCCAGCACGTCATTTACTAGTCACGCGTGCCTCTATAACAATCTGTCACACTTCAGACTTTATAGTAGCAGTAGACGTCTGCCTTTAAGTTTCATCCATAAAGAGTGAGGACTCCTTCTTTCATTTCAGTCTTTTATCTTTCTGCCACTGCATCATATGACTGCCTGATAACGTTCTTTGTGAAGTTCTCAAACTGCCAATCCTGCTATCCAGAGTTACAAgtttctctgtctttcccttGTCTTtcctcattttctgtctgtaaagTCCGCCAGTGTCTACCAACCCTACTGTAAAAGTTGTATTATGCAGTACATGAGAAGCTCAAAGGTCCAGTTTTAGAGGTAATTATCAAGTGTTTTATTGGGGAGAGTAAGTTAAATGACTCCAGGGGCTCATAAAAACTCTGAAAATGTTCTGTAGAAGGaaatttaataaacataaaaatgacGGAATGCTTTTGTTGGAATGCTGTCTTAAGGGTAATCCACTTGTCCTCTGTCAGCAGCTACATGCTGTAATctgcaatttgtttttttacagcatgTGTTTAAAGGGATCAGTTCACAGCCTGGATGTTGTCATTAAATGGGTCATTTTGTCTGAGAAGACACTGGTCATGCTTGTagctacacacacagcagactTGATTCACTGTAGATGTTCATATTAAGTCTCCCTCTGCGATGAGTTGTCAGTAGACTCTGTCCCTAACAAAGACGTTCATATAACTTGTAAATCGAGGAGATTAGataagagagataaagagagagtcCAGTTTCACCTCTGGCTTCATTCACACCAAGATTACAAATTCCACAGTTGTGATCTGTCTTCAGGCGTTAATGCACAATATGAgatcaaatgcaaaaaaaagggTAAAGCCCGCCATTAAAAAGTCAGTTTAAGCCCCTGCTTCCATTCCCAAACAGACAGGTTTTTTAATATGATGGCTAACACTTCTGTAGAAAACTGAatttatgttttgaatgttttgtatTCTGAAAGGTTCGGTTAGACCAGATAAATCTGCAGAGGTGGCCACAAATGGGAATATCTTTTCAGCTATGATCAGTTTAgaatcacaaaatgtttttcatgaaTTTGTcaaactagtgttgtagtatttgagactggtcttggtctcgagaccggtcttaagaccaatTTTTGGtggcatttgtactcggtcttgtctcatTCTTTGAGGACTCCGGATTTTaattcaagaccagtcaagaccataactttgggaatatcagtaaattgcttttgcattgtctgatttatttgttaacattctaactttgattggatgtaaaacttattgcttcaaatgcaaccaataaccctaattaaaaatgtgttgttcccgttaacgactACTGTCAACCCTTCCCGCGATAGTaggcatggaaaaggagtgttgaataaagatgcttatgttgattttcattccacattttattgtgtgtcatgtaatgtagggaactggtcttggtcttgattCGGTCTTGgtctccctcggtcttggtctcgacttggtctcagcccctaaaagtcttggtcttgtctccgtctcgataaactctggtcttggtcttgacttggtctcagttttggcagtcttgactacaacactatgTCAAACTCTTACACTACGATTACGGTCAACATCTctggaaaaaaataagtaaacCTTATATCAGGTTCAAGAATGAACCCTCATGCTCAAATATACTGGTTCTTTATATTGTcaaaaaatacttatttgccCTATAACAGCTGTGCATAAATtaggtgtttgtgtttgtaaaagttTTACATGAAAATTGTAAGATTAAAATCTAGATCGATATGCACCAGACACCACATCACATGACAGTTTTAGGCTCACTGATGTGAATGTAAATTGAAACATATATTGAGTCTTCATCCACCTGCTGCTTATAAAATAGAAATGAGTGCATAATGGATTTTGAAAGAGTGTTAATTTTCCAAACAAGGTACAATACAAAATTTTCCGTACACCATACTGTATGTACCAACACAAATTAGCACATTTTTATACATATAATGTGTGTGGTGGGACCAAATACTATATACAGTGTGGCTTTTTCTTTATCAAATGTAGATATTAGTGAATGTTTTGCTCATCAACAGaaacttttaataaaaagaatttaaaaaaaagccatGTACAAAGCCATGTTACATGTAATACATGTAAATCACCAGGAAGTTCAGGGAGAAATGActtgtgtgtgttctgaatttagtgtcataTTCAAAACACTCTTTCCAGtgctggaaaaagaaaaacatctgaaGTGACACTTTTACTGCCAGAAAAACAGCAGTGGACTTGAACAGTTCAACATTGATTCTCATGTTACTATTAAGTAACATGTATTACATATGAAGTAATACTCCTAGCTTTTataaaactaattattttctgtttttgttgagacTGCCAGAGAAGTATTATTTTCCTGGTTGTAGTTTGTGGTGTTGGTGTGGTGGATTGTGTTATGTAATAATATACGGGAAAGTTGACAGTGAGGCCACGGTGCATTTTACTGCACGAATATTAGTGAACACCTTTCAGAACATGGTCAAATAACATCTGTGGTCGAGGGTTTTGGAGTGTAAGGATGGAATGGCGCAGAAATCACTTAATTAATCACTTTCAGTATCTTGCATGGCTGGATCAGTTCCCCATCTGACAgttttattttccctttttttagTCGGAACAAGGGCCATCTCACTCTGTCGGTTGTAATTGTGGCCATTTTACATCTattcatttacattcatttagctgacgcttacaattgctatacatgtcagaggtcgcacgtctctggagcaactataggttaagtgtcttgctcagggacacaatggtggacgtctcacagtgggaatcgaacccaggtctcccacaccaaaggcaagcatcttatctatgccccatcaccacccccgaGTTACGAGTTACACCCTAAAAAACACCCAGTCATAGATTATACCAAAAGCAAAATGAGTCCAGGGTACTGTATGTTGTGACTGTCCatattttaaaagctgattCTCTCTTCAAAAAGCGACAGCACCAACAGAATACCCCACCCGGTCAGAAGGCCGACATTCTGCACCAGAAAAATCAACCAGGGTCTCTTGTTGCTGATGTGGACCATGGTGGGCAGctagaaggagaaagaggagagatggAAGTTAGAGATTAAACATGCACATCTTATCAGTTGATACTTGATCATATTTTGATGTCACAGTTCTGTAAGCACACAAACTCACCATATCAGCCAGCCCCACATACAGGAAGAGTCCTGCAGTAATGGCAGCTATCCACTGTTGGGTTGCGACATCAGTGGCTACAGACAGAGCGATGTACAGGCCGATGAACGAGGTCAAGGCGCTGCTGACGTTTAAAAGCAACGCCTTGCGGACAGATATACCACAGTGGAGCAAAATGGCAAAATCACCTGGAAAACAGGATAGCAGACAATGTCTACTTTTGTTTCTTATGTGTGTTCTTTACCCACTTTgagatttgcttcaaatttaaagtgcattattattattattattacccaGTTCATGTGGTAGTTCATGGCAGAGTACAGCTAGTGATGTGGCCAGACCAGACTTCCATGACAGGGAGAAAGCTGCGCCCATCGCTAAGCCGTCTGCAAAATTGTGGATGCCGTCACCGATAGTTATCATATAAGGCACCAGACGCTGTTCTGTAGAGGCAGGCAAAGTAATAGTTAGCGGTGGAGCAGCCACGACGATTACCACAATTTGATGGTAGTGCGCTTATGTTTGTGTTGGAGATAACTTTACTCGCCTCTGCTGCGCTCCTTCGGCACTGAAAGTGAATTCTCACTGTCATGACCAACCTGAAATGTACACACGCAAACCATTCATTAACAAGTCCTGTTATTGACATAAAATGTGTCTTTGGACACAGCTTTACAGTTTCAAGTTTTTACAAACTATTAGCTGAAGTAGCTGAGGGTTTCTGACACACAGGCAACTTATAACCATTTTAAACAGGAAATAGTTGCACCAGTAGATACATTGTTCACAGATTTAGTGGATTCCAGCAAATGCTACAGGGTCTTTTTATTTCCAGTTGTGATTAGTATTCCACCTTAAACGTCCCACtgttaatgtgtgtatgtttctcaCCAGGTCTGCTTTTGATGCTGACTGtgatttgtctttttgtttcctttcctgTTGATACATCTCTAAAACCCTCCCGTGGTCACAGTGGTGAGGCTCTGATTCTTCCTAAACAGTGAGACAAAAGCAATGAAAACTTGGTTGAGACGAAAAGATCTTGAAAAAGAAGAACTTAATGAAATACAGGACTGTGTAGCATATTGGGCAGGTAAAAGATTGTGAAATTCACCTAGATGCAGTACAGATCATTTTTAATTCAGACATAATCTGCACACACTGCTGCACATTTTAGAAAACAAGATTAAGATAAAGACAGAATACGATGTAAGATTTTGAATGCGAAACAGCAGATTTAAGGAAAATTTTCTTTCTCCTGGGTTGATTTTTTTgcattgtgtgtctgttttgcaCAATTCTTAGCCAACCTTTCTTTGCAAGATTTAGTTGTGCAAATTAAGGACAAACACAATTTTTTCAAATGATCAGAACCTAGTGTGATAGGTTCCCATAATTTCAAATGTTACAAATTGTATGTGTTCATCGGTATGGGTTTGGTATTTTTTCCTCTTACCCCatgatgatgttgatggtggtgatgattgTCTTTAAATGTGATCAGAGAGAAGATCGTTTCCATCAGGTAAAAGTAGTAGATCCCGGCAATCACCACCAGCATCTTGTAAATGTAGTCTGGGATTTCCACATTGTGACTGTCATGTGAATGCTTATGGCCGCCCGTGTCGTCATGTAAACCTAGAAA includes these proteins:
- the slc39a4 gene encoding zinc transporter ZIP4 isoform X1, whose translation is MFSTLATEKNIVVLLKCRLCLCPVDLEAFMRSLNLGPVPEAHEHDHHEEEHADHDHSGLKRRKRSSPELHEGHDRNTTWDGLCFSAEELVLIYGLADNSSNSSALGRSDLALLSPALVQQILSGACTDVTTEPLKPDKLTVTERYLYATIANVVITLISMFGIVLLLCTSCTSMFQMCIQLCIGLAVGSLTGDALLHLVPTFLGLHDDTGGHKHSHDSHNVEIPDYIYKMLVVIAGIYYFYLMETIFSLITFKDNHHHHQHHHGEESEPHHCDHGRVLEMYQQERKQKDKSQSASKADLVGHDSENSLSVPKERSREQRLVPYMITIGDGIHNFADGLAMGAAFSLSWKSGLATSLAVLCHELPHELGDFAILLHCGISVRKALLLNVSSALTSFIGLYIALSVATDVATQQWIAAITAGLFLYVGLADMLPTMVHISNKRPWLIFLVQNVGLLTGWGILLVLSLFEERISF
- the slc39a4 gene encoding zinc transporter ZIP4 isoform X2; translation: MLVVIAGIYYFYLMETIFSLITFKDNHHHHQHHHGEESEPHHCDHGRVLEMYQQERKQKDKSQSASKADLVGHDSENSLSVPKERSREQRLVPYMITIGDGIHNFADGLAMGAAFSLSWKSGLATSLAVLCHELPHELGDFAILLHCGISVRKALLLNVSSALTSFIGLYIALSVATDVATQQWIAAITAGLFLYVGLADMLPTMVHISNKRPWLIFLVQNVGLLTGWGILLVLSLFEERISF